Proteins found in one Amycolatopsis aidingensis genomic segment:
- a CDS encoding replication-relaxation family protein has protein sequence MITTTTQQHALRQPLPGRTTARAANSVDHQAALATRLTHRDRWILALLFEHRVLTSQQLQDAAFPSGRSARQRLRDLYLWRAVSRFQPFQQVGRAPMHYILGPAGAGVLAAEYGLDVKHLGYRHDRAMSIAHNQRLAHTIGVGDFFTSLIARARHQPADSTREPSEALTTWWSEARCARHFGDVVIPDAYGRWRAASSELEFFLEYDTGTESLTKVARKLTAYAQLAEATGIATPVLIWMPTTRREAGARAALARIHAALDHPNTVPAIRPRLDQKRPSHNVNCSIHSRWPLISADRPRGHWSELRERLHHYADRLTNLIDSTSGTAPASPTNVPRFAN, from the coding sequence TTGATAACCACCACCACTCAGCAGCACGCCCTGCGCCAACCACTACCTGGCCGCACCACGGCACGGGCGGCGAACTCGGTCGACCACCAAGCCGCCCTCGCCACCCGCCTCACCCACCGCGACCGGTGGATCCTGGCACTCCTGTTCGAACACCGCGTGCTCACCAGCCAGCAACTGCAGGACGCCGCGTTCCCCTCCGGCCGCTCAGCCCGCCAACGCTTGCGGGATCTCTACCTGTGGCGGGCAGTGTCCCGCTTCCAACCTTTCCAGCAGGTCGGACGCGCACCGATGCACTACATCCTCGGCCCCGCCGGCGCCGGCGTTCTCGCCGCCGAGTACGGACTCGACGTCAAGCACCTCGGCTACCGGCACGACCGAGCCATGAGCATCGCGCACAACCAACGCCTGGCGCACACCATCGGCGTTGGCGACTTCTTCACCTCGCTGATCGCCCGCGCTCGCCACCAACCAGCGGATTCCACCCGCGAGCCCTCCGAGGCACTGACTACGTGGTGGTCCGAAGCCCGATGTGCACGGCACTTCGGAGATGTGGTCATCCCCGACGCCTACGGCCGCTGGCGCGCCGCCAGCAGCGAGCTCGAGTTCTTCCTCGAGTACGACACCGGCACCGAGAGCCTGACCAAGGTGGCCCGCAAGCTGACCGCCTACGCCCAGCTCGCCGAAGCCACCGGAATCGCCACCCCCGTGCTGATCTGGATGCCCACCACCCGCCGCGAGGCCGGGGCCCGCGCCGCACTCGCCCGCATCCACGCCGCACTCGACCACCCCAACACCGTGCCGGCCATCCGCCCTCGGCTCGACCAAAAACGACCCAGCCACAACGTGAACTGCTCAATCCACAGCCGATGGCCGCTCATCAGCGCTGATCGGCCCCGAGGACACTGGTCCGAACTTCGCGAGCGCCTCCACCACTACGCCGACCGTCTCACAAACCTTATCGACAGCACGAGCGGCACTGCCCCTGCCTCGCCAACTAACGTGCCTCGTTTCGCCAACTAG
- a CDS encoding DNA/RNA helicase domain-containing protein, producing the protein MFLLDEDQAVRPGQIGTRDYIETAAHTCGATVRTVQLDSQHRSRSPRYDAWVRRLLGLDAGPVPPAPWNVEEGFELQVADSPASWSRCCARRPSWGKRADNDRVLLAVERRDSRTSVGRRHRDRRLAPPVECERQPRGQRAAALPLWAIEPAGADQVGCIYTAQGFEYDHGGVILSPDLLWRGDRWVTDTAATRDNALTRTAAADFDRWVRRTYRVLLTGDERAPSCTPPTPKPAPCCTNSSPRSRKARRGHGFRHPSSSPSGAVR; encoded by the coding sequence GTGTTCCTGCTCGACGAGGACCAGGCGGTCCGCCCCGGGCAAATCGGAACCCGCGACTACATCGAGACGGCCGCGCACACGTGCGGTGCCACAGTGCGGACCGTGCAGCTAGACAGCCAGCACCGCAGCCGCAGCCCGCGCTATGACGCCTGGGTCCGGCGCCTGCTCGGCCTCGATGCCGGTCCGGTCCCTCCGGCCCCGTGGAACGTGGAGGAGGGGTTCGAGCTGCAGGTGGCCGACAGCCCCGCGAGCTGGAGCAGATGCTGCGCGCGAAGACCGAGCTGGGGCAAGCGCGCGGATAACGACCGGGTACTGCTGGCCGTGGAGCGACGCGATTCCCGGACATCCGTTGGTCGACGACATCGTGATCGGCGACTGGCGCCGCCCGTGGAGTGTGAAAGGCAACCGCGCGGTCAACGGGCTGCCGCCCTCCCCCTGTGGGCGATCGAGCCTGCCGGTGCCGACCAAGTCGGCTGCATCTACACCGCGCAAGGCTTCGAGTACGACCACGGCGGCGTCATCCTCAGCCCCGACCTGCTCTGGCGGGGCGATCGGTGGGTCACCGACACAGCCGCCACCCGCGACAACGCCCTCACCCGCACGGCAGCGGCCGACTTCGACCGGTGGGTGCGCCGCACCTACCGCGTGCTGCTCACCGGGGACGAGCGGGCACCATCCTGTACTCCACCGACCCCGAAACCCGCGCCCTGCTGCACGAACTCGTCACCACGTAGCCGAAAAGCCCGCCGTGGTCACGGGTTCCGGCATCCCAGCTCGTCACCGTCGGGAGCTGTCAGGTAG
- a CDS encoding helicase HerA domain-containing protein — MSTTFSGMRQGWVGNYLRDPGTAAHDLLVALREWALAWGPILTPLLTLAAAGWITGRRWWRIRCQNALQRDARCVTVLAPPTADPAGGTAVWSNLVGLLRPAWKRLAWGQPHIALEYVFGEHGVTIQLWVPGIIPPRLVERAVEAAWPGAHTRTTPATPPLPELAAGRRRITVGGQLRLQRSEALPIRTAFDADPIRGLLGAPVGLGRHEHACVQVLARPVAGRRVAQARRAARRVHTGSSARLSGRILDLLTPGGHASRSGHTTDARRISQDPQTSLEYSAQNKAIVTKQRGPQYETAVRYAVSTQLSEDAPDGEARQARDVARGRAHALASAFAPFTDHNRYHRRRLRHPARELARRRLGRGDLLSVPELAAIAHLPTDADIPGVERAGAKAVSPPPGVATPGPEAKPLGVADTGHARPIGLRVADARHHLHVLGATGSGKSTLLGNMILDDADHGRGIVLIDPKGDLVTDILNRLPKPAAQRVVLFDADSLHRPPCLNPLEGGETDREVDNLVSVFRRVYSAFWGPRTDDLMRAACLTLRAQEGVPTLADLPKLLASEAFRTRVTAGLTDPVLTGFWEWYDELTDSSRSQVISPLMNKLRAFLLRPFVKEAIAGGNSTVDMTRVLDEGGICLVRIPKGSLGEETTRLVGSLVVARTWQATTARARVPQRRRPDASLVVDECHNFLNLPYPLEDMLAEARGFRVSMTLAHQHLGQLPRELKEGISTNARSKIFFNASPEDARELSRHTAPRLSDHDLAHLGVYHVATRLVVHGEEAEPFTMTTTPLPDPTPGRAREIRAVIRRQRRTTTSGAGGECVAPVPPRGSKHNAATTPASTPASLTRRRPEPRPRKTDPRRTRP; from the coding sequence ATGTCTACAACGTTCTCTGGTATGCGACAGGGCTGGGTCGGAAACTACCTGCGTGACCCCGGTACCGCCGCCCACGATCTGCTGGTCGCCCTGCGCGAGTGGGCACTCGCATGGGGCCCAATCCTCACCCCGCTGCTGACACTCGCGGCGGCGGGGTGGATCACCGGGCGCCGGTGGTGGCGGATCCGCTGCCAGAACGCTCTCCAGCGGGACGCGCGATGCGTGACCGTGCTCGCCCCACCCACCGCGGATCCGGCCGGCGGGACCGCGGTCTGGTCCAACCTCGTCGGGCTGCTGCGCCCCGCCTGGAAACGCCTCGCCTGGGGGCAGCCGCACATCGCGTTGGAGTACGTATTCGGCGAGCATGGCGTCACCATCCAGCTGTGGGTGCCCGGCATCATCCCGCCGCGGCTGGTGGAGCGGGCCGTCGAAGCAGCCTGGCCTGGTGCACACACCCGCACCACCCCCGCCACACCGCCCCTGCCCGAACTGGCAGCCGGACGGCGGCGGATCACAGTCGGCGGGCAGCTGCGCCTGCAGCGCTCCGAGGCACTGCCAATCCGCACAGCCTTCGACGCCGACCCTATCCGCGGCCTACTGGGCGCTCCGGTCGGGCTCGGCCGCCACGAGCACGCATGCGTACAGGTGCTGGCCCGTCCAGTCGCGGGACGACGCGTCGCCCAGGCTCGCCGAGCGGCCCGCCGGGTCCACACCGGCTCGTCGGCCCGCCTGAGCGGCCGGATTCTCGACCTGCTCACCCCGGGCGGGCATGCCTCCCGCAGCGGACACACCACCGACGCTCGACGTATCAGCCAGGACCCGCAGACCTCGCTGGAGTACTCCGCGCAGAACAAGGCCATCGTGACCAAACAGCGCGGCCCCCAGTACGAGACCGCGGTACGGTACGCGGTCTCCACTCAACTGTCCGAGGACGCTCCCGACGGCGAGGCGCGGCAGGCGCGCGACGTCGCCCGCGGGCGGGCGCACGCCCTCGCCTCGGCGTTCGCCCCGTTCACCGACCACAACCGCTACCACCGCCGCCGTCTACGCCACCCCGCACGCGAGTTAGCCCGTCGCCGACTCGGCCGCGGCGACCTGCTGTCAGTGCCCGAACTGGCCGCGATCGCACACCTGCCCACCGACGCCGACATCCCCGGCGTCGAACGCGCCGGCGCCAAGGCCGTCTCCCCACCACCGGGGGTCGCCACCCCCGGCCCGGAGGCCAAACCGCTCGGCGTAGCCGACACCGGCCACGCCCGCCCCATCGGACTACGCGTGGCCGATGCCCGGCACCACCTGCACGTCCTCGGCGCCACCGGATCGGGGAAATCCACGCTGCTGGGCAACATGATCCTCGACGACGCCGACCACGGCCGCGGGATCGTGCTCATCGACCCCAAGGGCGACCTGGTCACCGACATTCTCAACCGGCTCCCCAAGCCTGCGGCGCAGCGGGTGGTGCTCTTCGACGCCGACTCCCTGCACCGGCCACCTTGCCTGAATCCATTGGAAGGCGGGGAAACCGACCGGGAGGTCGACAACCTCGTGTCGGTCTTCCGCCGTGTCTACTCCGCATTCTGGGGCCCCCGTACCGACGACCTGATGCGCGCCGCATGCCTGACGCTGCGGGCGCAGGAAGGCGTGCCGACGCTGGCGGACCTACCCAAGCTGCTGGCTAGCGAGGCATTTCGGACGCGAGTCACGGCGGGGTTGACCGATCCCGTGCTGACCGGGTTCTGGGAGTGGTACGACGAACTCACCGACTCCAGCCGTTCCCAGGTGATCTCCCCGCTCATGAACAAACTACGGGCCTTCCTGCTGCGCCCGTTCGTGAAGGAAGCCATCGCGGGTGGTAACTCCACAGTGGACATGACGCGGGTGCTGGATGAGGGCGGCATCTGCCTCGTGCGCATCCCCAAAGGCTCGCTCGGAGAAGAGACCACACGCCTGGTCGGATCGCTAGTGGTAGCACGGACGTGGCAGGCCACCACCGCCCGAGCCCGCGTGCCGCAGCGACGACGGCCGGACGCGTCTCTGGTGGTGGACGAGTGCCACAACTTCCTGAACCTCCCATACCCGCTGGAAGACATGCTCGCCGAAGCGCGGGGCTTCCGGGTCTCTATGACCCTGGCCCACCAGCATCTCGGCCAGCTGCCACGTGAGCTGAAAGAGGGCATCTCCACCAACGCCCGGTCCAAAATCTTCTTCAACGCTTCCCCGGAAGACGCGCGGGAGCTATCCCGACACACCGCACCCAGGTTGAGCGACCACGACCTCGCTCACCTCGGCGTCTACCACGTCGCCACCCGCCTCGTCGTCCACGGGGAAGAGGCCGAGCCGTTCACCATGACCACCACCCCGCTACCCGATCCAACCCCCGGCCGGGCGCGAGAGATCCGGGCAGTCATTCGTCGCCAACGCCGCACCACCACATCCGGCGCTGGCGGCGAATGCGTGGCACCCGTGCCGCCGCGCGGCAGCAAACACAACGCGGCCACCACACCGGCGTCGACTCCGGCCTCGCTCACACGACGCAGACCCGAGCCTCGGCCCCGCAAGACCGACCCACGCCGGACCCGCCCCTGA